The Pan paniscus chromosome 2, NHGRI_mPanPan1-v2.0_pri, whole genome shotgun sequence genome contains the following window.
TCTAGTGTCTGCTTAGAAGAGGACTGAACCCAGGGAGTGAGGAGATTCTTGGGGATGAGATAAACCAGAGACTGATGCTCAGAGGTTACGGTCAACCTAGTCCTGACCTAAGCTCCCTGGCAAGAAAGAGTAACCCCAAGGCAGATCATCACTACTCGCCAGGTGCACCGAGACTGGAGCTACCACCAGGCTTCTGGAAGAGAATATTTAGATTTGAACTCTCTTCTATTCAGTGAAACATACCAGAACTCAGTCTAAAGCTGATTGTATATGTGAGACCAACATTAGCTATAAAGAAatagtaggccaggcacagtggttcaaccctttgggaggccaaggtgggaagattctttgagcccaggagttcatgactagcctgggcaacatagaccctgtctctataaaaattaaaaataaaaaaaatttaaaaataccagaGCTTTCTGAACTGTTTTCCTTTTGCTGTCATGGAGACTCTGAAGTGGAGAAGCTATGAGCACCTTTTTTTCTATGGCACAGGGCCCACTGGCAGTGGCAGTGTCTCCTGACGTGCCTTCTCTTTGTTGTCACTGTAACGTTATTGACAAGACCCTGGACCTCCCTTGGTTCCATTGCTGGGTATGCCTTGTGGTCAGAATGACCTAGGAGGTAGAAACCTGGACTGAGTCAGGAGACTGTATTTAAAATGGCAACTAGCTGGGCAGGGATGGAGGAAGAAGGGTCAGACCAGTGAGAGCCACAGCCACAGAGAAAAGATACATGCTCTGTGGCCAGTGGGTAGTCTGGAAGAATTTGTGACAGGCCGGTTGAGATGGGTGGTTAACAGGAGACTGATATCCAGTCTCCTAGCCGGGCTGGGTGTCTTCACAAGCAGTTTGGTAGGCAGAAAGAAACAGGGATTTGGCCTGCAGGTTCTGGAGTCCAGGGGCAGGGTCCTAGACCTGGAATTGAGGGAGAACACAGGGACTCCACTAGAGAATGAAGTCCCAGATGCCATCTCAAGAATGTAGGTATAAGATGTGGCTTAGCTGAAAGGAGTGGTGTTGGTACAGATAGGATCCTGCAGCAGTGAGGCGGTGTGGTATTGGGAGTTGTCAAATCAAGTAGCTGAAGGTTTCTTAAATTCTAGAACAGATTCTGTTTCAGATATAGTAGCACTAACtttgttaaaaatatgaataattgtAGGGCTGCCCCAGTACATTCGTATGGAAGAACATGAGGTCTGAGAGAAGGGCCTAGGCATTTAGAATTATTTCTAATTGAGAACTCTTATGACTGACTGTGTCCGGGGCCTGTCTGCAGACTCCGGAGACTCTTCCTCCAGCCTGCCCTGTAGAGCCGAGGACAGCACTGTTGGAACTCTCTAGGGAGGAGCCAGATAGCAGGGTAGGCATCTCATAGACTGCACCCAGATAGTtctggaatggaaaaccaagaaGTTAACCCATAAGCAGGACGTGGCCACACAGTGTTAGTCATTGTTCGGTTATGACCACTTCAGAGAATACTGCTTCTTAGcctcaaatttaaatttttttttaacgacAGGTTTATTTCATTAAAGGGGAACCtgtgcaaaacaaaagaaaacttgcaCATAGCAAGTCTAGTAGATATTCCACATACAGTGGCCACTGGTAAAATTTTGTTCCTGCTTTATTATTATAACTATATGACTATCCCCCCCTGGGGAGAGAGGATAGTTGACAGTTCAGAGACGTTTATTCAGAATAGCAGCTAGAgagcctcatttaaaaaattcatcttcTTTGGGTACCAAGCAGTATTCTTGTTACTTTGGCAACTCCAGCTCCAGGTTGGGAgataaaatgaaagtttaaataaTGGTGAATTTTGTTATTCACTACTCTTGTATGggcattaaaaaatatacttatttaagGCTGGcacggtggtgtgcgcctatagtcccagctattcgagaggctgaagtgggagggttgcttgatatcccagggggtcaaggctgtagtgagctgcattcatgcccttgcactccagcctgaataacaaagagtgagaccctgtctcaaaagccagatatttatatttaacttagtgagttttttttaattggagaggagatttttatatgtttttgtatgATGTATACGTgttaataacttttttaaaattcagatccATTAAactgtttccatttcattttataaacacCAAGTTCTTACCCCATGGTAAAATCAGGAGCCCTGGAAATTTCAGGTGAATTTTATTTGTAGTAATATACCTTTATGTGATCTAAGAACCAAAGAAACAAGACGTGGTGTTTAGGTTTTGCTTTGCCAATAACCTCCATGGGCTTCTAAAAAATGTTTAGTTATAAAGCTTTTGTATAGAAAAGATGGAGTAGCTCTTTgccctattttcttttctgacaCCTGTGATGAAGTTTTCACTTGGCCAATAAGCCACAAACTGAACCATGTTTCAAAACCACATTTGCCCTTCTGGTGGCCTTGCTGATGTTTACAGGATGTTGAATGGGTTTGCAAGGctgctgcttttttctttaaGTCTGTAGATTTTGTCCCAGTAAGTTCAATGTGATGTACTTTACTATCATCTGCATAATGATTATACGGCTTTTTTCCCCCCAATCTATCTGTTACATAGGCAGTCATGGCCAACCAAAATTGATGTACCCCAGGACCTTGAGGATGACCTCACGGCCACTCCTTTGTCCCACACGACTGTCCCTCAGTCTCCTGCTCGGGCTGCTGACAGTGTCCTCAATGGCCACAGGAGCAAAGGCCTGTGTGACTCAGCTAAGAAAGATGACCTCCCTGAGTTGGCTGGACCAGCACTCTCTACGGTGCCACCCGCAAGCTTAAAACCCACAGCCAGTGGGCGGAAGTGTCTGTTCAGGGTGgaagaagatgaagaggaagatgaggaggacAAGAAACCCATGTCTCTCTCAACACAAGTGGTTTTGCGCCGGAAGCCATCTGTAACCAACCGCCTGACATCCAGGAAGAGTGCGCCCGTCCTCAACCAGATCTTTGAGGAAGGGGAGTCTGATGATGAGTTTGACATGGATGAGAATCTGCCTCCCAAGTTGAGCAGGTTAAAGATGAATATAGCTTCTCCAGGTACAGTTCACAAACGCTACCACCGGAGGAAAAGTCAGGGCCGGGGCTCCAGCTGCAGTAGTTCGGAGACCAGTGATGATGATTCTGAAAGCCGGCGGCGGCTCGATAAAGATAGCGGGTTCACCTACTCCTGGCACCGACGGGATAGCAGCGAGGGGCCCCCTGGCAGTGAGGGGGATGGCGGGGGCCAGAGCAAGCCGAGCAATGCCAGTGGAGGGGTGGACAAGGCCAGCCCCAGTGAGAACAATGCTGGTGGGGGCAGCCCCTCCAGCGGCTCGGGTGGCAACCCCACCAATACATCGGGTACCACACGCCGCTGTGCCGGCCCCAGCAACTCCATGCAGCTGGCCTCTCGCAGTGCTGGGGAGCTCGTTGAGAGCCTCAAACTCATGAGCCTCTGCCTCGGCTCCCAGCTTCATGGGAGCACCAAGTACATTATTGATCCACAGAATGGCTTGTCATTTTCCAGTGTGAAAGTCCAAGAGAAATCTACATGGAAAATGTGCATTAGCTCCACAGGGAATGCAGGGCAGGCCCCTGCAGTGGGCGGCATAAAGTTTTTCTCTGACCACATGGCAGATACCACCACTGAATTGGAACGGATAAAGAGCAAGAACCTGAAAAATAACGTGCTGCAGCTACCTCTGTGCGAAAAGACCATCTCTGTGAACATCCAGCGGAACCCTAAGGAGGGGCTGCTGTGTGCATCCAGCCCAGCCAGCTGTTGCCATGTCATCTGACTGTGGCCCCATCTGGCCGCTAGCACGCTTCCTGCTCAGAGCAGTGAAGACCGGCTCACTTCACTGTTCCATTTGGTTTTACTATTTTAAAGTGGGCGTTAGGAGCAATTATTTATTACCTTTCCATTTGTTCGCCTGATGATGTGACAATGCATGGTCTTTGTGCATGCTGCTAGACACTTTTCTTTCCCAGCCGAAAAGCCTATTATGTAATTTTTACATTCATAATTTTAATGTGGATGATCAGGATTAAATCAAGATGTATATCTGGAACCTCTTATAAATGGAGCACTTAGAAATTTGATGTTCTGCACTTAacctagagagagaaaaaatgcttttctttgtgAAAAATCTGAATTCCTGTCCTGACCTTCTGTGATGTGGAAACTCTAGGCTCTGAGACACACTCTCTGGTGTCTGAGACAGAACCAAAGCAATAACGTTGTGATGCCCACAGGCCTGGAGCCAGCTAGCGACCTTGTGCCGCCCAGCTGTCCATGGCCTGTGCAGAGCAGAGGACAGTGAGCGTCTGCACTGAGAACCTTAAACCACAGTTGAACATACCCACACCTGTTTGTCTTAAGCTATAGTGTAAAAACAAAGTTTGGGCTCTGAAAATTTAACTGAAAAAGATTTCCTTGTTTTTGTAATAGGTGAGATAAAGTACTTAGATTTATAAGGCAGCTTCCCCTGTAGTGATAAATTACAAGCAGACAATCTTATTTTGTAATGTGATGAAGTGATGATGTCTTAACTCTACTTAGAGAGTGTATGTCTGTCTAACAGAACAAAAAGATGCTCTGTGTAAATTCCTTCCTGTAGGGCACACTGCAGGATTTCCATGTAGATAGAAGAACTATAGGGCCTAGTACAGAAGGTGCACACAAATGTTGGCAAAGTCAAAACCCCATGAATTAAAACCTACTGGAATTTGGTTTTTAGGAGTTTGGTAATTAGATTATctcttttgttattttcattcagttataTCCTTTGGCTCAGCTAGCTTTGAAATTGGCtgatgaaaaaatatacataaaagggTAAAATTCACACATACAGCAAACAAAAATGCACAAAGCCTGCTTCgtaacttttttttctggaattgtTTTTCACTTTGCCTTTTTCTGCCAAAACAATAATCAAAGAACTCTTGCTTTAACCTATTCCTGTACAAAGACTGTTTTTGACCAGATAATCATCTGTTGTGGCATTCTATCTTGTAGGACACTGTATATTGCAAATTGCTGATTATGGAAGGGGCCAGTTGCTGTTTTTTCATGCAGTGCCCTGGGAGTCTTAAAAGCAGTGCTTAGCAACATTGGTGATAGCATGTGTCTGGGACCCAGGGCCCTTCCCCACTCTTCAGCCCCGAGTCATGTCTCTGAGGTGACGGACTGAGACGCATCTGGTCCTGTAATTCAGAGAGTGGGCACATCACCAAAGAACTGCATTGCTGTGGTCACTGTTTCTTCAAGTACACACTGACTCTGCTACTTtaggataaatatattttactcagAACTCTGAATTTCACAGTATACTTACTAAACTAAGTAAAAATGAtacttaaaatacttattttacttTCTAGACCTAGGCTAGATGTTTTAAGCTACAGCTCTAGTTCATTGtgatatttataatttgaaaGCTATGAGAATAGATGTGTGGGTGAAGCCATAGAACATATTTGCTTGAAATTCTTGAGCAGGGATCTTATAAAGGGCCAGAAATAAGATGTGTGGTTCACATAGATAGTGAGCGTAACATCTGTATTAAACATAGGAGAGAAGTTTATAAAGGGCATTGGCAATAAACTCTTTGTTGCAGCTGTTTTCCAAGCAGTGTAAATACTTTTTCCTGTGATTATGTATAGCCTTGGAATGGCACCTTTTAACTAACCCATATGTGTTTGGTTTCAATGGTTTTTTATATTCAGATGTATATATGGTGCTCACTTTAGGATCAGCAGTGTTGACCATTTATGCTGCATAGCTGTATTATAGCCTTATTAGTTGTGTGGTTGACCCTTGGGGTATACAAATGTCAGTCTGAGTGGTGTCTTACTCCTTTGTTTATAAGTGAATGATTGTGCATGTTTTGTATGTCATAGTATGTCGTCACATAAAAGGGAGGGAGCGAAAAACCATTACATTAAGATAATATTGGACCAAACTACTTACTTGCTCTAAACAGTTACTTGTACCCCTTAACCTGTCTTCAAAAGTTGCATATAGTTACAGTAgtgtataaattaaatattgtggaaaaacagttagtcttgtatttttctgtatgtgtgtatatatataattatgtacttCTGGCAATTCTATCTGTATTTAAAGATGTGACAATCTTGACACCAATTTTAAGAATAGCTGTGAGACGGAATTAAAGATAATCCCTACCAAGTGAAAATTGATGTGTGTTAAGAGGGTACAGAATTATCAACTGATTTGGTCAGTTGCTTCCAATGCTGGTTGATTTCCCTCATTGTGTAAACATTGACAGGTATGtgacaaatgggaaaaaaaatccaaataataaaGTGACATATTGGTGTTCAGCAATATAAACCGTGTCCTGTGTTGTATTGCTTCTCATGAGTGCAGCTTTGTGTGATCCCACCACAGTTAAACCCAGCCTTCTCCATGCCCTGTGCCTGCACCACCAGATTTGGCTGAAAAAGTACAGTCATTATTATGTTTAAACTCATGGCTACAAATCAGAGGTGGGGCCAGGGTGCCCATTAAGTATACttactttatttctctatttcatCTCCTTTCCTCACTCTGCTGGTCACCATGCTGCCTAATTGAATAAAGGGAAGCAATGAGAACTGCCACaagttcccacctctgccttcctcccttccttcgtACACATTCACATGCTCTGCCCTTCCTCCTGTTACTGTGATTCCAGTAACAAGGTCAGCTACTCTTACTCAGTTCTCACAACCATTACCATAATTGACTTTTACAACCACCCCCGCCAAAGAAATCTTGTGCCCTTTGGCATACTTTACCTTGTCCGCAACTCCCTTTACTCCAGCCTCATGCAACCACTTCCTGTGATCAATTTTCAATCCCATGTTAGAATTTGATGAATTGCTCACTTTCTTCCTTATGAACTTCCCATCTTTCAGTATCTCACTTCTGCCTTGCTGCTCTTCAGGTCCACTGGTCCTTCCTCATTCTTCCAACCTCTAAATTTGGAATGTCCCAATGTTCAATTCTGGACCCCTGCTCTATCTGCAGTGACTCCTGATCTCAGTTAGTCTAGTATCTATATGCTGATAGAAGCCCAAAATATATTTAGCCCACATACCCTGGGAACACTGGATTTCAACTATCTATTTGACTTTTCTACTtggatgtgtctgtgtgtctacaGCATCTCAATTTTTACAAGTTCAAAACCCCTAATCTTTCCCCTCAAATCCTTTTACTAGCGCACGCATCTTAATAAATATCAACTCCTAGCCTTCAATAGTTTCATTCAAGCTGAAAATCTTGGTGTCATCCACTTTTTCATCCCAACATTCAGTTTATGAGCAAATCTTAACTTGCCTTTCACAGTTGACTCCTTCTCAttgccaccaccactaccactctAGTCCGTGACACTCAACTGTAAATGCCTCTTAAAGGGTTTCCCTGCATTTGCCCttgtctttctcatttattttccacTTAGCAGTATGAGAGATCATTTTAAAGGCCATGTTTTGAAACGtgtttagtttccaaatatttggggttTTCCCACATAGGTTTctataatttttagtttaattctatttttatcagTGCATGCTTTCTATAGTTTAAATCTTTTGAAATTACTGaaacttgttttatggcccaacATACGacctatcttggtgaatgtttccTGAGTGCTTGGAAAGTGCTATTGGTGGAGTGTCCTATACATGTCAGTTCGTTCAAGTTGGTTGATAATGTTCAAGTTTTctatattcttactgattttctgtctcaatTATTGAGAGAggagtgttgaaatctccaactacagttgtggatttgtctatttctccttttagtttTAGCAgtgttattttagaaaatttgaagCTCTGTTGTTTGGTACATAAGCATTTAAGATTGTTACGTCATATCAATGAATTGATCCCTGTCCTCATGAAATGTTCCTTCTTTATGCCTGGTAAATTATTTgttctgaaatctactttgtgTGATAGTGATATAgtcactccagctttcttttgacttGTGAgaatatatctttttccattctttactGTTAACCTATTGTGTCTTTatgtttaaagtttgttttttgcaGATATCATATAGTTCGAGCTTGCTTTCTTATCCCATCAGCAAATGTCTGTCTTTGATTGAGGGTTTAGATGtattacatttagtgtaattGTCAATATGGTTGAGTTTAAACCTACCTAGTTTTCTATTTGTCTCGTCtgttctttttccctcttttgctACCTTGTTTTGGTTTAACTGAGCACCTTTTGTTACTCCATTTTATCTCCGCTATTGGCTTATTGGCTGTAACTCTTGTTTTTCAGGGGGTGCTATAAGATTTGcaatacatgtattttattatatcacAGTCTATCTTAATATATCACTTCATGTAGAATGTAAAAACCTTACAACTGTATGCCTCTATTTTCCTCTTCCTGTTCTTTATACTActgttgtcatacattttatttttgtatatgtataaatattgttttaactAGTTTTTAAGGGATTAAACATGGGGGGGGGGAGTATTTTAGCTACATATTTGTCATTTGCAGcactcttcatttctttgtgtagatccaCAGTTTGGTTTTCCTTCTGCCTGTAGAACATTCTTTAACATTTCATATAATGCAGATCTGCTGGCATTACATTCTGTCAGCTTTTGCTTTGAAAAATTACTTTTCCTTTATGAAAGATATTATCATTGGGTATAAAAATTCTTGATTGATTTTTATTGCAATGCTGGACACTGAATTTTGCATTGTTGAATGCTGGAATTTTTTGTATTCGTGTGAGAAGTATTGGATTTCATTTTGGACTGCAGTTATTTAAAATCATTGGATCCTTCATGTCTCACTTTTAAACTGTTAGGGCAGATCCTGAGCAGTCTTCAGTCTAGGGCTAATTTGGCCCACTACTGAGGCAATACCTCTCTAGGGACTCTGTTGAGGCTTTTCTACTCTGGCTGGTAGGAACATGAACTATTACCAGCCTTGGGTAAGTTCTGAGCATTGTTCAGCCTGCTGCTTTCCAGTGGTTCTTTCTCCAGCCTCAGGTAGTTTTCTCATAAGTACTGATCAGTACTCAACCAAAGACCACAGATTTTCTTTTGGAGCTTGCTCACTATCTGTGCAGCTCCCTCCTCTCTGCCCTGCACATTGATCTTGAACTTCAAACTACCTGCTCAACTCAACCAGACTATTTGGGCTTTCCCTCTCTGTGTTCTGGCAACTGCCTTTGGGCAGTGAGCTGGGGCATTCAACTCAGGGCTCACCTCATTTGCCTCCCTTCTCTCGGGGTGACAGCCCTATGCTGTCTGTTGCTCAATGTCTGGAAACTATTGCTCCATATATTTTGTTTGGTTTCCTAGTTGTTTAAGGCAAGAGGGTCAATCAAATTCCTCTAATTCTATCCTGGCCAGAAACAGCAATCTAAATAGTGGGTCACTCCCCTGCTCAAAATCCTTCCATGGTTTTCCATCTCAGATTTAAGTTTAATCCTTGTGTGGTGGCCCACAAGGCCCTAGTGTGTCCTCTGCCCCAGTTATCACATCTGCTCCTCTCAACTTGCTCATTCAGCTCTGGCTGCAATAACCTCCTTGCTAGTCCTTGAACAGGCCAAACACAGGAGATGTCACACTTCGGGTGGTTATCAATCCATGGCCCT
Protein-coding sequences here:
- the SNRK gene encoding SNF-related serine/threonine-protein kinase isoform X2 gives rise to the protein MLVCGQPPFQEANDSETLTMIMDCKYTVPSHVSKECKDLITRMLQRDPKRRASLEEIENHPWLQGVDPSPATKYNIPLVSYKNLSEEEHNSIIQRMVLGDIADRDAIVEALETNRYNHITATYFLLAERILREKQEKEIQTRSASPSNIKAQFRQSWPTKIDVPQDLEDDLTATPLSHTTVPQSPARAADSVLNGHRSKGLCDSAKKDDLPELAGPALSTVPPASLKPTASGRKCLFRVEEDEEEDEEDKKPMSLSTQVVLRRKPSVTNRLTSRKSAPVLNQIFEEGESDDEFDMDENLPPKLSRLKMNIASPGTVHKRYHRRKSQGRGSSCSSSETSDDDSESRRRLDKDSGFTYSWHRRDSSEGPPGSEGDGGGQSKPSNASGGVDKASPSENNAGGGSPSSGSGGNPTNTSGTTRRCAGPSNSMQLASRSAGELVESLKLMSLCLGSQLHGSTKYIIDPQNGLSFSSVKVQEKSTWKMCISSTGNAGQAPAVGGIKFFSDHMADTTTELERIKSKNLKNNVLQLPLCEKTISVNIQRNPKEGLLCASSPASCCHVI
- the SNRK gene encoding SNF-related serine/threonine-protein kinase isoform X1 — encoded protein: MAGFKRGYDGKIAGLYDLDKTLGRGHFAVVKLARHVFTGEKVAVKVIDKTKLDTLATGHLFQEVRCMKLVQHPNIVRLYEVIDTQTKLYLILELGDGGDMFDYIMKHEEGLNEDLAKKYFAQIVHAISYCHKLHVVHRDLKPENVVFFEKQGLVKLTDFGFSNKFQPGKKLTTSCGSLAYSAPEILLGDEYDAPAVDIWSLGVILFMLVCGQPPFQEANDSETLTMIMDCKYTVPSHVSKECKDLITRMLQRDPKRRASLEEIENHPWLQGVDPSPATKYNIPLVSYKNLSEEEHNSIIQRMVLGDIADRDAIVEALETNRYNHITATYFLLAERILREKQEKEIQTRSASPSNIKAQFRQSWPTKIDVPQDLEDDLTATPLSHTTVPQSPARAADSVLNGHRSKGLCDSAKKDDLPELAGPALSTVPPASLKPTASGRKCLFRVEEDEEEDEEDKKPMSLSTQVVLRRKPSVTNRLTSRKSAPVLNQIFEEGESDDEFDMDENLPPKLSRLKMNIASPGTVHKRYHRRKSQGRGSSCSSSETSDDDSESRRRLDKDSGFTYSWHRRDSSEGPPGSEGDGGGQSKPSNASGGVDKASPSENNAGGGSPSSGSGGNPTNTSGTTRRCAGPSNSMQLASRSAGELVESLKLMSLCLGSQLHGSTKYIIDPQNGLSFSSVKVQEKSTWKMCISSTGNAGQAPAVGGIKFFSDHMADTTTELERIKSKNLKNNVLQLPLCEKTISVNIQRNPKEGLLCASSPASCCHVI